Within the Miscanthus floridulus cultivar M001 chromosome 2, ASM1932011v1, whole genome shotgun sequence genome, the region TGCAGTACAACTAGTGCAGATTGTACAAGTACAGAATCCCATGTATTTTGTTTTCTGAGTACAGCAGGATCATTGTCTTGCACTAGAAAAGTTTCTGTTGCACAACAATGAAGAGATGAAATGCTCCTAACCtggcaagttttttttttcaaagacCATCTCGCAAGCTTTTCGAATGTGAAGATATAACGATAAACAAGTCAGAAATGTCTCTGCTCCAGTTTCCAATGCTGGACAGATTAACGCTACTAGTTCCCAGAGGATGAACAAACCGGCAGGATTAGATAAACAATGGCCTCGTTCGGCGGGAGGGTTTTTCGGAGGAAAGtggaagaaaaacactgtttcggatgaaatgttgtgagaaaaaaaatacctgttccggatgaaaaaaaaaagTAGATCAAGCCAGGTTCAAGGGCGAGAGAAAGAGCTGCATTAGTGGCCGTCGTGGGGCCAATAGACCTGGGGTACGTACCAGGCCTACCCTAGCCTTTCCATTTCACTATTTTTTGCCACCTCCTATACATACAAGGAGGGTTTGATGTGACACCGGGGCAAACAAACACGTAAAAACTACAAGGAGATCCAGCAGCCCAAAGCTCAAAAAAATTAGAAGGATATCCAACCAGGTAGCGTGCTGGAGTACTGCCTATAGGTGTTTCTGAAACTAGTGACAACCCTACCTAGTGAATCCAGAGAAATCCACGTACTTCTCTACTGAGAAAGGAAACCGTAGGGGGCTTATTTACATTCTTTTTTCTTGAGATAGTAGGTCCAGTTCATTGGTATCACAAATTAAACTTTGAtcattcattatttatgtttgttTATGATTATAAACTTATGATCATCGGATAGTACATTTGATTACAAATCTAACTTATCAAATTTATATTACAATAGTTAAAATTTATTGGCTAAATTATTAGTCAAACATTGTGAAGTTTGAATTTTGATATGCATGTGTGCCTTATAAAGTGGACTAGAGGGAGTATTAAGAACTGCTAATGTTGTACGCAAAATTTTAAAAGTTCCTGACTAATTTAGCTCTGTAATTATATATGGGTGTAATTTACTGGTTTGAGATTTGTTATTATGGGTGTAAACTTATTGAATTGAAAAACTGATGTGCTAGCTTGACATTAAACGCATCATCAGTAGTTCCTACGTAGCTTATCAGGAAGAGGTTGGTTGCTGAGCTGCTATTGGCGATACTTGTTAATTGTAGTGGTTAGATACTGAACTGTAAAATGCAGGTCTAGCACCCTAGTAGCATAGGGCAGTTCAAATGTCCTACTGACTAGATGAAGTTATTGCATTATTTGCCCTAAAAAAAGAGCTCTAAAAAAGTTATTGTATTCTTGTCATATAATAAATGTGAACTGTAATTTTTTTGTTCGAAAATAGGATGCAAAGATAGGTCTATTTTCTCATAAAAATATAACCTTTCGCTCTTGTTTTGATGTAAATTAGAGCCATAATGACTAAGAACAAACAACAAGAGGTAGGGTATATGTAGTTGTTGTAGTTGCATCTCAATGCAAGCTCCATCATGagagcatgcacacactgctCTGACTTTTGATGAGCTAGTTGTGGTTTCTGTGATTCTTTCCATTCGTGATTTGTTTGTCAGAAATGGGAATCATTCAGAGCATAAGTGACCAGGTCCACAGGTCCACCGTATTGGAACAGATAAAGGAAGAGGACAACAGAAGGCTGAGGCCAGCATTCCTTTCCATCTGTCTTTGTTACTAATTACTTGGGCCTATGAATCTAGGATGCAGTAGACTGATGTTTACAATGCCATCAATAATGCCAGGATATGCTAGTTGAGGAATCCACATAATAACGTAATGATAAGCATAGGCCAACAGGCCAGGACCAGGCATCTAATAACAAATTAGCATAGGTCATCAGGCTAATTTGGTTGAGCAAACTCTTCCCAGTGGCTAGTGGAAGGCAAAAAGCCTGATTAGCTAGGATAAAACTACAGGCGTCAGTCCTAATCGCCCTTTAATTTTGAACATTCTGTGAAGCAGAGGCAACAGAGTTTCAGAAGTTCTGCTGCCCTGTTCCAGTCCTTCATAGGTGCAACTGCTATACTATAGAAACAGTACATCTTAAGCTATACTAAATTCAGTTTTCTTATAAACACATATTTTAAGCTACAAATTGGCAGGCCATTGCTAGATTTGTTTTTCTCGGTGGTTGGACTTACATGCCtacagaaaaacaaaaacaatatGCATGTATAGTTTCCTGATAATCAAATCAAAGGGAGATGTGACACCGGAACTAGTTCTTTCCCATCACTCATAATTGTTTGCTTTTCCCCAGTCCcgcaaaaaataaaaacaaaagaaaatatcAAAGGGTCGAGCAGCGACAACTCCACGTCTGGAGCCAGGTGATGTATGAGTGCATGTACTACACGGTACACTGaacttttttaaataaaaaaaacgcatttattttatttatccccAAATTATGAACTGGACTGTGCTCGCTGGCCTCGCAGCAGCCGAGCCCAACTGCACACAAAAGAAATGGGTGCATGAGCAGGCACAGAAAAACGAAACAAAAAAAAGTAGTATTAGACCAAACCCAATGCAAAACCCCTAAGTAAAAGATTAGCAATGATTGGCGTCTCCAGCCCCCATTGTCGTTGGTCCCTTGCACAAGTACTAGTACTGCTGCTAGGCTTGTTGTAGGGGTGCCCCATGCAGGGAGGGTGCATGTCACCATAAAATTTAGCGGCAACGAGCGAGGGCGATTGGAAGCTCAAAATAATGGAGCCGGTTGCCCACCGGGGAGACACGCCGGATTTGTTTAATCCCCTGGCCCTAATCCCCCACCCCTgccgtctccttctccttcttataaGCAATGGCGGAGGGTCTTGCATTGCACCCCCCATCCTCACCGCGCCGATCACTGCAGTCGGCACGAACGAAGGAAGAGATCGCCACCGATCGATCCAGCTCGAGCGAGCGATCACGTGCAGCACGGACAGCAGTGTGCTTGGCGGAGATCGAGATGACGGGGTTCGGATCACCGTGCGGGGCGTGCAAGTTCCTGCGGCGCAAGTGCGTGCGCGGCTGCGTCTTCTCGCCCTACTTCTGCCACGAGCAGGGCGCGGCGCACTTCGCCGCCATCCACAAGGTGTTCGGCGCCAGCAACGTGTCCAAGCTGCTCGCGCACCTGCCACTCGCCGATCGCCCGGAGGCCGCCGTCACCATCTCCTACGAGGCGCAGGCGAGGCTGCGCGACCCCATCTACGGCTGTGTCGCCCACATCTTCGCGCTCCAGCAGCAGGTGCGCGTGCGCGACtgcccggccgccgccgcggtcGCCGTCGTCTCTGCTTTGTCTCTTGTGATATGATAGGGTTTAATCGCTGACCCGTGCCGTCGTGCGTCCAATCGATCCAGGTGATGACCTTGCAGGCGCAGCTGGCGTCGCTCAAGGCGCAGGCGGCGCAGGGGCAGCCGGGCGTGCACGAGGACGCCAAGGGCTACGTGGGCAGCGCCGCCGCGGAGCAGCTAGGGTACGGCTACCCCTGGTGCAACGGCAATGGAGGCGTCTCTGGAGGCGCCGTGGGTGCGCCCGCCGCGCAGCCGGGCGCGTACGGCAATGGCGGGCACGAGTCCCTGACCGTGCTGCTGGGGTCGGACTACATGCAACAGTCGCTGTACCACGAGTTCGAGCACGCCGgcgcggacgacgacgacggccggCAGGGGAACGCCTTCGAGGCAGCGGCGGAGTCCTCGTCGTTCGGGGCGGAGGAGAGCGGCGGCTGGAGGTCGTCGTCGGGATACCAAGACTGCGAGGACCTGCAGAGCGTGGCTTACGCTTACCTGAACCATCGCTCGTAAGAACTGAGAACTACTAGTGCAGAAAATATATCACAAGAGAGagagatatagatatatatatctgTCCTCAATTCCTGATATGATCATGTTTTAGACTTGAGCTTGGGAAAATATATGTGCGATTTTCGATCGATCTGTAGATCGGTCTCCGCTAGAAATAATTCAGAAGCATGCATGTGAGAAGAGTCCATTGATATATATAATAGATCCACATATATTGATCAGTGTAGAAACATAACCTAGTTAATTggacaaaaaaagaagaagaattctTGCTATGATTAAGTTGCTAGTTCTGTCAGTTTGGAGTTGTGTTTTCTTCTCCACTTCTATTTCTACCTGCAGCAGTATCTGCAGGTAAGATTAGATTTATCATGCCGGCCAAAAAATGTACTCCAAGGAATATAGATGCCAGCATATTGATAGACAGCTGATTGATTCATGGCCACACGTGGAAGATCCAATTAGCTTACTATTTTCGTTGACTCCTTTTACTGGAACTCTTGCTGATGGGACATGCACACATCTTCTACATACCTACTAGTAGATGAAATGATAGAGCCTTTTGTCTTGTAAGAGAGAATCCTACTATAGTAATTGATAACTATCCTATATCTGGATTTATTACCCTACCTACTTACTTGATTCAAATAACTTAATTTTAACACATGCAGTTAACGCACTTGTAGGATATACTAAATCATGATCGATTCATCTTTAAAAGAGGACAATTATGGTTACTCGTCATAATTAGTGTTGTGTCTAATAATTTGTCTACTACATTATTTTCAGGACTACATTTGATAAGAACCTTTTCTGATGTTCTCTTTATTTGTACACAAAGTTTTGGTTAGAAGTTTCCATTATGTAGAGGCGTTACTcgttatacacacacacacacacacgcacacacacgcacacacgcacacacacacacacgcacacacacacacacacgcacacacacaccaTCTTTAAAATCATAAACTgtgtttcacaaaaaaaaaaaatcataaactgAGACTGTTGATCTATATGAGTGGCTAGTCTAACTATGAACATATATATAATCTTAAGGCCAggaaaattttcttttaaaacAGGTCAGGATTGAACGTGTTACATGTACAGCAGGATGGAACAAGCAACTCATAGTTATATAGGAGATAGATAGAATATGGGTCTCAACATGCGTGTGTAAATATATATGGAGCAGGTCAAATGATATCGGTGcatatatacaaacatataatTAGCTAGGGTAAGGATTATCTATGAATACACCTGAATGGATTGAGCATATAACTTATAAGGGTGAACCACCCTCCATAAAATGTACTAGTTGCATGCTTGCATTAGGATATATTGATTAAGAAGCTTAGGGGCCTGTTTGGTTGCTGCCCTGATAGACAAATGCCTTCCAGAcaaaggccacaagcactcaaaATCAAGGGCTTGTATAGTGTTTGCCCAGACTTACTCGTGACCATCTTGTACTTTCATGTGGTGTCACGCAAATCATATATGCCCCACCTGAAATAGTACATAAAAGCTCCCGATGAATCAAATATACCCTGCGGAGGATGTCCTAGTTTTTATtctatttctaaaaaaaatcacaCCTGAGTAAGAAGAATACCCACTATATTTTGGTACCTTGCAGTTTTAATCATAGAAGAAAAACGATAAATCAATGTATAGCGACTCTACATTTTCCACAGATTAATTGATGGAATGTTTGATAATTTCCAGTGCATTATTTGTAAACACATTCCATGATTTGTGGAATAGCTCCAAAACTAATTCTTTTAAGATTTTTTATATCATCCCAGGAATTGAAGCTAGCATAATATGGGCCTTAGTCATTACTCACTTAAACACAAACATAATTCATTTTACTTCTTGAGGAATGCCTGTAGTATTGTATATAATATATGACTCAAAGACCACTGATAGAGTACTGACTTATTAAGTTGAAGGGTGAATAATCTCAAAGTGTATTTTCTGTTTGGCGGTTTAAATTAAAATCAGAAACAGTTCAACTAAAGTGGCAGAAAGTTGTTTCTAGAAATACTAAATAGGTTTATATATATTGCACAAAGTGTATTTTGTAAACTGATACATGATTCACATATTGTGGAATTAACACTATATATACAACATGGAAAGCAAAAATACAAGAAAAAGCTAAGGACGATGTCACTTTGCATCCTAATCAATAGCACATACATATCAAAGGAAACTTAATAGCCATATCATATCATCCAGGAGATGAAAGCATCAATCATTGCTGTCTTTACAGTGAAGAAGGACACACACGTTTCTCATATATGCTTCCCCTCGATCTTCTCAATATATTTTATATACAGGTTAACAAAATCTATCTAATATATGACATAATGAACAGCGCTACATGTATCTGTCATGTCTAGGAAAATGAATGCCCTCTCATTGTACATAATTATTGATTCTTAGGAAAACCTGAACATCTATCTATAAATACCAGACGATGGACA harbors:
- the LOC136540648 gene encoding LOB domain-containing protein CRL1-like; this translates as MTGFGSPCGACKFLRRKCVRGCVFSPYFCHEQGAAHFAAIHKVFGASNVSKLLAHLPLADRPEAAVTISYEAQARLRDPIYGCVAHIFALQQQVMTLQAQLASLKAQAAQGQPGVHEDAKGYVGSAAAEQLGYGYPWCNGNGGVSGGAVGAPAAQPGAYGNGGHESLTVLLGSDYMQQSLYHEFEHAGADDDDGRQGNAFEAAAESSSFGAEESGGWRSSSGYQDCEDLQSVAYAYLNHRS